GATGTTCCTGATGGCTGTGAAGTCACGTTTGCGCAGGTGCTCTCACGCCATGGGGCTCGGTATCCGAGTGCGAAGAAGTCAAAAGCTTATGGTGAGCTGATCGAGACTATCCAGAGAAATGCCTCTTCGTTCTCTGGAAAGTATGCGTTTCTGAATGATTATCAATATACGCTGGGAGCGGACGACTTGACTGCCTTTGGTGAGGACCAGATGGTTGATTCAGGTATAAAGTTCTATCATCGGTATAAGTCgctggcgaagaaggtcACTCCTTTCGTCCGTGCATCGGGGTCTGATCGTGTCGTGGCGTCTGCGGAGAAGTTTGTTGATGGGTTTTGGAATGCCCAGGTCAATGACCATGGCTCTAGGCGGGAAGCCCCTAAAGTCAATGTGGTTATCCCAGAGGGCGATGGGTTCAATAACACGCTGGACCATAGCATCTGCAGTGTCTTTGAGAACGACAAGTTGGCCGATGAGATCGAAGCCAACTTTACGGCAAATATCACGCCGCCAATTCGCAAGCGAATAGAGAATGGCCTTCCTGGCGTTGAGCTCTCGGGTGAAGATGTTGTCTATCTCATGGACATGTGCTCGTTCGATACCGTGGCCCGGACACCCAACGGAAGCGAGCTGTCCCCATTCTGTGCCCTCTTCACTGAAAAGGAATGGATCCAATATGACTACCTGCAATCTTTGTCAAAGTATTATGGCTATGGAGCTGGTAGTCCCCTCGGTCCTGCCCAGGGCGTTGGATTCACCAACGAGCTGATTGCCCGACTTACGCAGTCCCCTGTTAGGGACCACACGAGCACCAACCGCACTCTGGATTCAAACCCGGAGACATTCCCGCTTGACACTAAGTTGTACGCCGACTTCTCGCACGACAATAGCATGATATCCATTTTTTTCGCGATGGGTCTGTACAATGGCACCGACCCTCTGTCTAAGGCTTCCGTGGAGTCGGTCGAGGAAATGGACGGCTACGCAGCGTCATGGGCTGTTCCGTTTGGCGCCAGAGCGTATTTTGAGACGATGCAATGCAAACAGGAAAGAGAGCCACTTGTACGTGTATTGGTGAATGATCGTGTAGTCCCACTGCATGGCTGTGCAGTTGACAATCTTGGACGCTGTGGTTTGAATGACTGGATCCGGGGCTTGAGTTTTGCAAGAGAAGGTGGGAATTGGAAGAATTGTTTTGCTTCCTAGATACATTTTTACCTTAGAGCTGTATCATGAGTTATTATACAGGAGAAAAAAAGCTTTTTGGTGTGTTTGATGCTTGATTGTTTATTTCATTGTTGTTAGAAGATGTGTTTGTtttatcaatatcaacccagtctcttcctctctatTGCCGCCCTACACCGAAAACTTGCGCATTCATCTTCACAGTGAATCCACCTGCCTAGCAACGTGATAttgtgttgtgtttgtgAAATGTATTCATTGAcaattctttccttcttttctgttgACTTTTTATCTCCCCTTTCTCTTCGGCCTTGTTCATCATTCTACACCAACTACCAACCACGAAGATGAATCCAAACCCAGGTCAAGGATACCCTTCACCCTCTCTAtctccatcgtcatcctcctcatcctcctcatcctcctcatcctcctcatcctcctcatcctcctcatcctcctcatcctcctcatcctcctcatcctcctcatcctcctcatcctcctcatcctcctcatcctcctcatcctcctcatcctcctcatcctcctccgcctcatcccCAGAAACGAGTACCCCGGtacctccccagcagcagcagcagcagcaacccagcCAAGGCCCCGCCCGCAAGCCATGCATAATCCTGATATGTCTAACCGACATAAATGCCTTTAGCGCACGCTACCGATCAATCCTGACAAAGATGCAACGCGATGCACACCTAATTTTTGCCCGTTCGCTCTCCGATCTCCAGCGTATCCTCGCAAGGGAAGTCATCGCCACTTCAATTGCTGGATTCATCGTTACAGACGCCAAAGTCATGGGAATCGACACAGACATTGACCCTGATACCGACGCAAACAGCGAAGAGGGCAGCGGGGATGCCGAGATGGCAAGAATATCTAGAGTCTTAGGTGGGATTGTGAACGGGACTTACTTTTATTCCAATACACATGCACTTGCCCATCTGTCTTCCAACGGAGCCATGCCAAACAGGGGGTTGATACCAGGGTTCGGAGGGCCCAGGCGTACCAACCCCCCCAGTACCCGTGAATGGACCGTCGTGTTTGCATTCGACTTCCCATCTCAAGCCGCGCGGTACCCGTTGCGCTTCGGAAGATACATGGCGGAGACATTCGGCGTCGGATGGAGAATGTGCGGTGCCACGAAGGGCAAGTGTGCGTTGGAGATAAGTGAACGCGGCCTCAGGAAGATGGGGGAAAGAGTGTATCGAGGAAACAAGTATCAAATCCGCGCTGTGTTCCTGGGATCAGTTGATGAGCGGGACAAAGTGCTTGTTGTTGCGAAGGGCGCGAGTGTCGGAAATGGTGGACTGGGGAGCCAGGGGCAGCCTGAGGTGTATCGTGTGGATGAGGATCAGAGCGGGGGTGAAGACGGGGAAGGATGTGTGCGTGATATGCCGGCAGCGGCCACACAACCCACCGCAGTCGCAGCGGCAGCGTCAGCAGGAGATACAGACAGTACTGCCGGTGAAGACGGGGAGTTTGATATTGAGCAGGTAGAGGTCGGAGACGAAGGTGTTGGATGGACGCTTGCGGCGGATAGCAATGGCCCGACTGGTCCTTTaggtggagaaggcgaggagtTGGATATGGACATGGAGATGATCGACGCCGAATATCGCCGCGAAGAACATGACTgggctgatgatgagcttaCGAGTACTGAAGGGTCCGACAGTCCGCACGAGGACGAGAACGAAGGCGCGAGTACcactagcagcagcagcagtgacGCAGATGACGCCGCCAACAAACGGGTTATATATGTGAACATCCCTGACCAGCGTGGAAACCAGAATGCCGACTCCGATGACGCATCTGCAGCCCAATCGccaaacaaaaagaagaagaagaaagagacgCCCAAGCACGTCGCGAACTGCCCTGTCGCCATCCATGAAGTCAAACAGTTGACAGGGAACTGGGTTCAGAATGGACAGCGACCTCGCATGCGTGGATACGTCGGCTTCGCTGGACACGTTGAGGATAACAGGTCTATGGCAAGTTTGATCTTGGGTATGTGTGCCGTACGGAACACCAGGCCTCTGCCGGAATCTATGCGGGCTTTTTTGCGCGATCATAATCTTGGATAGATAGATTGCCTCGCCCTTTGACTTGTCGAACACAGGATATCTCCCGGAGGATTGTCTTCGACTTGGACGCAATCGTGTGTCGACAACTTGGAGACGCAGTATCTACCTCGTACATGGATCTGGGCTGGAGATCGAAACTGATATCAATGTACCACAAGAAATGTCATGTACAATAACTAAGTAGCTGCAAGCAACGCCATGCTCAATGAATACATACAAATacaacaacaccaatggTAGAACATAGTCAAAATGGCGCATAGAATAGTGTTAAATCCTTGGAGTTCACTTGGTCTCCTCGCTATTAGGTGGAGGCAGATCACTCAGGCGCTTCGGCTGCTGGTTTCCATACGCTGGTATCAAACATCATCAGCACCGACTGACTTACCATTTcaaggaagacaagaagcTTAAAGAAAAAGCAGTACTCACTCCGCTCATACAAAACCCACGACGTATACATCAATACCGGCAGCGCCACAATCGTGGAGATCCACCTGCAAGTCCCCCTGTTAGAACGAACAAATTCTCAGGGAGACCCCCCCAGGGACCTCAAAGGGCAAAAGATGGCTCTTACCGTCTCGAAGCAGCCTTATACTCCTTCGTCTGCCGAATATCTTGAACAGGGAGTGGTCGTCTCGGGGCCCCGGCCCCAGACTGAAGATGGGGATCCATAACAACGCGAGGCTTCAAGTTCGGATTTGTATttcttggtggttgttgcgaCGACATTTTACCCCCTTTCTTGGTTTTAGATTCAAGAAAATCTTCTAAAATGGAATTCGGTTATTCGATTGCCACGAGCTTGCTGGTTTGTTGAGTCGCCGCGTTGTTCAAAATGGAAAATCGCGGATGGGGACACAATCGGATCACGTGAACATCTGTGGATGGAGGGCTTGGAGCCTTGGACTGTCCAAAGTATAGCAGGCAACGGTCGTGACACTGTTCGCACCTTCCTTCGGTCAATGCAGTTGTGTTTCTTCCCAAGGTAGGTGCGAAGACTGGGGACTTCAGGGCCCGGGCAGCCATTGCATCTTCCTCTTTCAGCAGTCGTGCCTTCCCTGCCACAACAAGTTGCAATTTATAGAAGGAAAGCCTACTGACCTCGGGGTGGTCGTTCCTTCCTCCTATGGTTATTTCAAGCCCCCCAATCGCAGTTTCCTAAATTGTACTACTAGCCAACTTGCACAGCCTAGATAATACTACTGATAACTTAGGTGGGAGGTCAATATTGTGAAATACTCGCGAGTCGATTATGTAGAGTACAGTACTGCTTCAGGGCTAGCCTGTGCTTTTGTATGGAATTTCATCCGTTGAACGGGGCAGATGCAAACGTATGTGGCCGGGAATGGACAACGAAAaatggaaagagaaaaagaagtatGGTGCAAATCGAAGAAACTGCTTGTTTGTGCCAACCATGAGATGAACGATAAACGTATGACGCTTTGATGCTGGGAGGTATTCCAGTTTGTACCTTGGCACAATAAGTCATGGTCGTAGCCTAAGACTGAGTCCATTGATCCCAGAAACAAGATGGATGGAACAAAGTCACAGAATAGAATAAGATGACAGTAAATGGAAGAAATCCACCTGATTAACGTGCGAGTAAAAGAAACCATAATCGAAGCCgaaatggaaaaaagaagaaaaaaaaaaagacgcTCGATAAAAGATGAACTAGGGTTAGTCCTGCCCAAAGACTGCAGATATCGCTATGCTTGATTCAATAGCCACCCATGACTCCGAAAGAGGAACTGAAAGAGACGGTTCCGAAAGAAGACAAACAAAATTTCGATGCGAATAGAAAAGTTTGACTCGTAGCACTGGTAGGCTGGAGATTGCATCTCTAATCAAGATTCATGGGATCGACGGCAGGAGGACGAATCGGGGATTCAACCGTGTCTCCGTGGATTCCGGTAACTGTTTTCAGGGGGGTCCCCTTTCTGCGAGCATGGCCAAGGCGAGCTCTTTCCGCGCGCTTAGCCCTGTCTTCGGCATGCTTCTGGAAGTTGGCCATTAGGGCATCGGCGGCACGGCGACGGGGCCGGCCTCCAGGTGTAATTTCAGTAGAAGGATGCTCGGCAGAGCCGGGAGTAACCTCAGTATTGGGATTCTCAGCCTGATCTGTTGGCTTTGCGGGAGTGGaaggtgctggagctgatTCTACAGCGGCTTCGGTAGTAGGAGCCTCAATTGCCGACAACTGCAATTCCTGACTGCGAGCGTTCTCTGGGCCGTTGTCTTCGACATCGGACTGGCCAGTGTCAGTGCCATCGGTGTCACTCGAAGCCTGCTCCAGGAGAAATCGCTTGTTTTCAAACGTCAAGGTAATTTTGAATGACTTTTTCTCATCTGGTGGactgtccttgtccttgtccttgtctttttccttttccttaTCTTCTTGGGTAGGCCGAGTGGGAGTCGCTGCGGGAGGGGTTTCCGTGTTATTGGCTCCTTGGCGGCGTCTCTTCGGTTTGGGGGTATCAACGGACTCGGTCGTTTTATTAGCGGAAGTAGCCTCGGCGCGGCGGCGTTTGCGAGAAGGTTCTTTCGCTTTCGTTGGGATGTTTTCGGGAGTAGGAGGTACGAGGGGTGCGGGTGGTGGAGATAGTACGGGTGGCTGCCCACTGTCATAGAGCTTGATCATCTTGTTGACTTCTTCAAAGGAcatgaagctggagacatAAATTCCCCTTGCGCGCGCGGCTTCTCTAATCTCAAGCATACGGCGCTCTTCGGGGATGTTTTCAAACAGGAAGCATCCTTGATTATCGACTGGTGTATTGCGGTCTCCGATACGTGGAGGATAGCCAAGCGCGCGGTCCTTTTCAGCCTGGACCAACGACCTCACGCGGAcagggggaagaggaagctcaTCATCTCCGTAGGTGTTGTTGGGACGATACCATTCGTAATCCTCTGGAACAATGACATACTCTTCTTCGTGTTTGTTGACTTGGCCTGTGTATTTCCAACCGTCTTCATCAGTCCGCGGCGCTGAAGCTTGTACGTTATCCGCGAATGGCTTGCTGGAGGGTGGCGTGTTTTCCCTCTCCGTTTGCGGTTCTTCCGCGGGTTCCGGCGACGCTACtgcctctttctcttttgcTTTCTCGTCGACCTTTCGTTGCAGCTCCTTGATCCATATCTCAACCTCTGATGCGGGGACAAATCCTGGTGcgacggcagcagcagctagCTCATAAATCTGCTTAGCGATGATCATAACATCAGGTTTTCTTGCTGCTTTTGGCGCGGGAGTTGGTGAATGCCGTGCTGACTTCTGTTTGGAACGTGTGGTAGTGCCCGTGGTTGCTTCAGAGTTTGGCTTGTTCGATGCTGCACGTGTACGGCGGTTTCGCTTCTCCGATTCGAGCGATTCCATCGCTCGAATAGTTGGTTTACGTGTGCGTCCGGAGGTGCGTGCAGCGGCGGAGGTCGTCGTGGAAAGACtagttggagaagttgggcCATCCATATGACCATCAAGGCCGTAGTTGTTCTTATACATCTCCGAATCGTAATCGAAATGGTAATCCCCATTTTCAGTATGGCCGGGAGTGCTGGTGTGGTTGGcgagctcatcatcatgaGCTTTCTGCTGGGCCAGGAAAGACTCCAACGATTTACGGCCCACGTTGAGTGTTACCATGTTGCTTCGTTTGCTAGGCGATTGTGACTGGGCGTGCTCATTGCTTTTGTTTTGAGCCACTGAGGACGCTGAATTCGCAGTTCCTTGGTTTGAGCTGCTCGGTGTTTGCTCGTTCGCGGTTCTGGTAGACCTGCGGTCGCCGCGACGTGGTCTGGTGGATGAGGCAACAAGGGTTGTGGTCTGTTGCTGCTTCGTCGGCGTAGTGGAGTTCACAGAGCCATTTTCCAGCGTTTTCGCCTTAGTACTTGGCGTCGTCTGTGCCTTCGAAGCTGGCGGTGCCTTGGTAATCTTTGCACCGGTATGGGCACCGAGCTTTGACTTCCGGTCTCGACGAGAAGTCTGCGGAGTAGAGGCGCGCGAAGAAGGCTTAGATGGGGcagctccatcttcctgGCTCGCACTTCGAGCTGGCAAGGACTTTCTAGCCTTGCGATGATGAGAAACTGCGGCACCCATCGTGGAAGGTGAGTCTGTGGAGTTCTCTTTGTCTGGTTCAGGTTTGATGGTAATAGATTTTTCCCTGGTCGGAAGGTTCTTCGGAGTGATTGTCAGTAGATCAGCTTGTGGATCGATCTGAGACTGCTCAATTGGACGCTCCTCggcaggaggaggcggatTAGATTTGGAGCTCGTCGGAGTCCCTGGCTCAGGCTCTGTGAGAGACGCGTCTTGCACTTGAGAGGCCTGAGTATTGGACTGCGCAAGGTTACTAGGACGAGGAGGTTTCGCGGAAGAATTGTACGACTTGGGGGTTTGAAATGGTTCAGAGAATGCTCTGTGGACTGGAGTCTCTGCAACACCCGAAAGAGGAGTTTGGTCCGCAGAGTTAACAGCACGTTGAGTTCTACGTCTCTTTGCAGAAGGCAGAAACTCTTCAAAAGACGAAGTGAGAGGAGTTGGGGGAAGAGAGTACGATGATTGTGTTAGGTTTGACGTGTTGAGCTCGCGAGCTGGGGCTGTTCTTTGAGAAGCCCTAGAAGAGCTTCGACGCGAGTGTGCCTGGGGAAGTCAGAAAGCGAGAAAGTGAATGGAGTGGAGGAGCGGATGAAGGAGGatagaggaagagaagaggaagagaagaagaggaagaggaagaggaagaggaagaggaagagagtgaAGACATACAGAACTCAAGTCCGCCAGCGCGGCGGGGGAACCGAGCTCACGAGTAACAGAAGCCCTACCAACCACTGGCTTTGTGTTAGCGGACAATAAACTAGACAATGAATAGCAGCAATCCTACTTTTGACGATTATTTCTTGCGCAGTACGGTCCTCCTTTTGAGCAGATATCTCCTCGTATCTTGAACGATGGCCCCTCCTTTCTAATTTCTGGAGATCATCGGTGTTCTGGCGACTGGTCTTTGGCGCTCAAGGCAATGTATTCACCGCAGCTCGGCTGTGGCTTTGTCTCGTCAACGGGATGAGGGGTTTATTCGCTCGATTTCAGAATCTACCAAGGCAGCAATGCAGGTCAGTAAGTGAGTAGAATAAGGGCAAACGGAGTGTTTCGGATCTAGGGAACCACGACTCCTGACCAGCACAACTCGTTGAACAAGCCACCACCCGACTTACCGATGATTCTAAATATCCCTAATAGCTTAAATACGGTGTCTCGGTCGGTTTGAGGCTACAAAAGTGGCGTTGCGAAGCGTAAGCGGGCAGGGTACAGGGTGCTGTCGGTGAGGCGCTGGCGAAGGAGGCGCAACGTCAGACAATTTCGCGGGCGCAAAAGTCCTCCTCGGGCTAGGAAAAATCGGGAGCGGGCATTATGGGACGGTAGAGAAATGTCTTCCGGCACGATCGCGGGCGCAGATGTCGCAGCACTCGGGGCGTAGAGGCAGCGCGGTCGTCGAGAAAACGAGAGCTGGACAATTGCTGGGTGGCAGCCCGAAGGAGAACAGCAGGAAATTAGGGCTTGAAGTCACTGGACCCAAAAGCCCCAAACGCCGCCCGGCGCTTATCTTAGCGCTTCTGCTCTCACCTTACGTCGCCTGGTCCCCATCCAAGCtatcctcctctccgtctccctTTTCGCTCAATCAGCTTATCCTGCCGGAACAATGCATTGGTGGCAGACTGTTTTTCAGCTCTCCTTGCTGGCCTCGACCGCGCTCCCGGCCGCCGCTGCAAGCTGGGGGTTTGCTGATGCCACCGTGTCAGTTCAGACCAAGGGCGCCGGAGTCGGTGCCGGATTGAAGGAAGAGTATGCTCGATCCTATTGCTTTATCTTGTTTTCAAGACGCTTAATGACTTAAACGCTAATACATGTCGCCTCTGCACCAGAATCCCTCAGAACGGCGCTCTCTCTAAACCCGTCCCTCTCGGTAGTGCGGATACCCTCAAGGTCGCCCTAACAGCGCAGGAAGGAAAGTCGGCGAAAAACGCGCACCaagtcttcctcctcctcgaagacCCGAACTCGGGACTAGATGTCTCCTATCCGTTTTCCGTCAAGGGCAATGGCAAATCTCGGGTTGATTTGGTATGGAGCTTGCAGCTCTTGTCAAGACAACTAGCTGACGTGTCCTAGACGTGGAAAGATATTCCTACCCAATTCCTTTCTACATCCGAACCTCTTGATGCGAGGATCCTGATCGGATCGTTTGGAAGCTCGCCAGCGTACAACAAGCCCGCGTTCCAACTGTCTCTGGCCCGCAACCCCGATGAGCCCGTCCCGACATATGAGGTCTCGCGATACGGAAAACTCCCTGAGATCCATCACATCTTCAAGAGTGACCCTCGGAGCCCGCCTGTTGTCATCACACTTGCTTTCATTGCGACAGTGCTAGCCGCTTTACCTCTCCTAGCTGCCCTGGTAAGCAAGCATTCTTGCCAACCGTGGAAACTAGACTAACATGTTTTGCAGTGGCTATTCCTCGGCGCTAACATTAGCCACCTCCCTACGGCGATTAAGTCGGCCCCCATTCCTCATGCCACGTTCTTGGGCTCGCTATTCGCTCTTGAaggcatcttcttcctttacTATACCTCCTGGAACCTGTTCCAGATCCTCCCGGCTGTTGCTGCCGTCGGAACTGTCGCCTTCATTAGCGGCAGCCGTGCGCTCGGAGAAGTCCAGGGCAGACGTCTGGCAGGTCTCCGGTGAGTACTTGCGACATGGCTAAATGCATGGCTTTTATCAGAAGACGGGGGGGTACTTTTACCCCTTGACGCAGCATTCAAATATCCTAGAACCAACACTGTAAATTGATATAAATACACGCACGACGCTCGAGGAGTATTCTCCCTTACCTCCGCAGTAAACAATGTACACAGTAACCATAATATTTACCCACATGAGTTGCCCTATCCTACTTGACGTCAC
Above is a window of Aspergillus puulaauensis MK2 DNA, chromosome 2, nearly complete sequence DNA encoding:
- a CDS encoding histidine phosphatase family protein (COG:S;~EggNog:ENOG410PJ9P;~InterPro:IPR016274,IPR033379,IPR000560,IPR029033;~PFAM:PF00328;~TransMembrane:1 (i21-41o);~antiSMASH:Cluster_2.10;~go_function: GO:0016791 - phosphatase activity [Evidence IEA]), translating into MKGLPIFKHHRPVRGSRLRSRLTFALVMAFAVISLSIFYLLSSVSAQTPSKNQSCNSIDHGYQCFPQVSHLWGQYSPYFSLDRESATSADVPDGCEVTFAQVLSRHGARYPSAKKSKAYGELIETIQRNASSFSGKYAFLNDYQYTLGADDLTAFGEDQMVDSGIKFYHRYKSLAKKVTPFVRASGSDRVVASAEKFVDGFWNAQVNDHGSRREAPKVNVVIPEGDGFNNTLDHSICSVFENDKLADEIEANFTANITPPIRKRIENGLPGVELSGEDVVYLMDMCSFDTVARTPNGSELSPFCALFTEKEWIQYDYLQSLSKYYGYGAGSPLGPAQGVGFTNELIARLTQSPVRDHTSTNRTLDSNPETFPLDTKLYADFSHDNSMISIFFAMGLYNGTDPLSKASVESVEEMDGYAASWAVPFGARAYFETMQCKQEREPLVRVLVNDRVVPLHGCAVDNLGRCGLNDWIRGLSFAREGGNWKNCFAS
- a CDS encoding uncharacterized protein (SECRETED:SignalP(1-30);~antiSMASH:Cluster_2.10) encodes the protein MSVRHIRIMHGLRAGPWLGCCCCCCWGGTGVLVSGDEAEEDEEDEEDEEDEEDEEDEEDEEDEEDEEDEEDEEDEEDEEDEEDEEDEEDDDGDREGEGYP
- a CDS encoding uncharacterized protein (COG:S;~EggNog:ENOG410Q1H6;~antiSMASH:Cluster_2.10); translated protein: MQRDAHLIFARSLSDLQRILAREVIATSIAGFIVTDAKVMGIDTDIDPDTDANSEEGSGDAEMARISRVLGGIVNGTYFYSNTHALAHLSSNGAMPNRGLIPGFGGPRRTNPPSTREWTVVFAFDFPSQAARYPLRFGRYMAETFGVGWRMCGATKGKCALEISERGLRKMGERVYRGNKYQIRAVFLGSVDERDKVLVVAKGASVGNGGLGSQGQPEVYRVDEDQSGGEDGEGCVRDMPAAATQPTAVAAAASAGDTDSTAGEDGEFDIEQVEVGDEGVGWTLAADSNGPTGPLGGEGEELDMDMEMIDAEYRREEHDWADDELTSTEGSDSPHEDENEGASTTSSSSSDADDAANKRVIYVNIPDQRGNQNADSDDASAAQSPNKKKKKKETPKHVANCPVAIHEVKQLTGNWVQNGQRPRMRGYVGFAGHVEDNRSMASLILGMCAVRNTRPLPESMRAFLRDHNLG
- a CDS encoding uncharacterized protein (COG:S;~EggNog:ENOG410Q1N7;~TransMembrane:1 (i53-71o);~antiSMASH:Cluster_2.10); this translates as MSSQQPPRNTNPNLKPRVVMDPHLQSGAGAPRRPLPVQDIRQTKEYKAASRRWISTIVALPVLMYTSWVLYERTYGNQQPKRLSDLPPPNSEETK
- a CDS encoding putative GPI-anchored cell surface glycoprotein (COG:S;~EggNog:ENOG410PY7W;~antiSMASH:Cluster_2.10), with the translated sequence MVGRASVTRELGSPAALADLSSAHSRRSSSRASQRTAPARELNTSNLTQSSYSLPPTPLTSSFEEFLPSAKRRRTQRAVNSADQTPLSGVAETPVHRAFSEPFQTPKSYNSSAKPPRPSNLAQSNTQASQVQDASLTEPEPGTPTSSKSNPPPPAEERPIEQSQIDPQADLLTITPKNLPTREKSITIKPEPDKENSTDSPSTMGAAVSHHRKARKSLPARSASQEDGAAPSKPSSRASTPQTSRRDRKSKLGAHTGAKITKAPPASKAQTTPSTKAKTLENGSVNSTTPTKQQQTTTLVASSTRPRRGDRRSTRTANEQTPSSSNQGTANSASSVAQNKSNEHAQSQSPSKRSNMVTLNVGRKSLESFLAQQKAHDDELANHTSTPGHTENGDYHFDYDSEMYKNNYGLDGHMDGPTSPTSLSTTTSAAARTSGRTRKPTIRAMESLESEKRNRRTRAASNKPNSEATTGTTTRSKQKSARHSPTPAPKAARKPDVMIIAKQIYELAAAAVAPGFVPASEVEIWIKELQRKVDEKAKEKEAVASPEPAEEPQTERENTPPSSKPFADNVQASAPRTDEDGWKYTGQVNKHEEEYVIVPEDYEWYRPNNTYGDDELPLPPVRVRSLVQAEKDRALGYPPRIGDRNTPVDNQGCFLFENIPEERRMLEIREAARARGIYVSSFMSFEEVNKMIKLYDSGQPPVLSPPPAPLVPPTPENIPTKAKEPSRKRRRAEATSANKTTESVDTPKPKRRRQGANNTETPPAATPTRPTQEDKEKEKDKDKDKDSPPDEKKSFKITLTFENKRFLLEQASSDTDGTDTGQSDVEDNGPENARSQELQLSAIEAPTTEAAVESAPAPSTPAKPTDQAENPNTEVTPGSAEHPSTEITPGGRPRRRAADALMANFQKHAEDRAKRAERARLGHARRKGTPLKTVTGIHGDTVESPIRPPAVDPMNLD
- a CDS encoding putative oligosaccharyltransferase subunit ribophorin II (COG:O;~EggNog:ENOG410PK8H;~InterPro:IPR008814;~SECRETED:SignalP(1-22);~TransMembrane:3 (n7-18c22/23o189-213i234-251o257-277i);~antiSMASH:Cluster_2.10;~go_component: GO:0008250 - oligosaccharyltransferase complex [Evidence IEA];~go_component: GO:0016021 - integral component of membrane [Evidence IEA];~go_process: GO:0006487 - protein N-linked glycosylation [Evidence IEA]), producing MHWWQTVFQLSLLASTALPAAAASWGFADATVSVQTKGAGVGAGLKEEIPQNGALSKPVPLGSADTLKVALTAQEGKSAKNAHQVFLLLEDPNSGLDVSYPFSVKGNGKSRVDLTWKDIPTQFLSTSEPLDARILIGSFGSSPAYNKPAFQLSLARNPDEPVPTYEVSRYGKLPEIHHIFKSDPRSPPVVITLAFIATVLAALPLLAALWLFLGANISHLPTAIKSAPIPHATFLGSLFALEGIFFLYYTSWNLFQILPAVAAVGTVAFISGSRALGEVQGRRLAGLR